The Mailhella massiliensis DNA segment CGGTTCGCCGGAGATACGCGAGCGGGTCATTTTCATCTGCTCAAGAGACGGACGCAAAGCGCCTTGGCTCGTGCCCACTCATTCCGAGCACGGTGAGCACGGGCTGCCGCGCTGGAAAACCCTCCGCGACGCCATAGGCGATCTGAAGGAAGAAGAGCAGACGTATGCGAGCTTCCCCGAAAAGCGGCTCCGCTGGTACAGAATGCTGAAAGAGGGGCAGAATTGGCGCAACCTCCCCGAGAACCTTCAAAAGGAGGCGCTCGGCAAGTCCTACGAGGCTGGCGGTGGAAAGACCGGTTTTCTGCGCAGACTTGCATGGGAAAAGCCTTCGCCGACACTTGTCACTTTTCCAGCCATGCCCGCGACCGACCTTGCTCATCCAGAAAAGGACAGGCCGCTCAGCATACAGGAATACAAGCGCATACAGGAATTCCCCGATGAATGGATTCTCTGCGGATCGCTATCCGACCAGTACAGGCAGATTGGAAACGCCGTCCCCATTAGCCTTGGCCGGGCTGTTGGGAGCTTGATCATGTCCCTGCTCAATAACCTTCCCATACAGGAATACGAGGGATTTAAATATTCGCGCTATCTCAACACGACCGACAGACAACTTGTACAAAAGCGTTCGGTTGCTGTCCAGCTTACTTTTTCAGGTGAGGCAATATGAACTATTATCTCCTTATAGTAAATGACTGCTGGGATGACAGAGGAAATAAAATATCAGCGAAAAATGTCGCCCAGCACAGGCTTTCACGAGGATTGTGGAACATATATTCAAACACACCCCACAAGAAGCTCATAAAGGCGGGCGACTCGGTTATAATCTATCTGGCTGGCACTTCCGAAGGCGGAAGAGCCTTTCTCGCAACGGCGAAAGTACAGGGCATTACAAGCGATCCCAAATCCCTTTCAGGGCTGTACGGCGAGCCGCCTATCTCCGCACTTATGCTGGAAGATATAGCCGTGTTTCCTGAAAGTCCGAAAATAGCCGATATCAAGGATGAGCTTGAGTTCGTCCCGAAAAACAACCCAAAATGGGGCTGTGTTATGCAGAGGGGGGCAAAAATCATAAGCAAAAAGGATTACGAACGCATCGTCACTGCCGGAAATTTTGCTGTATCCAGCTGACAATGTAATTCCTAAACCCTTCCTCCGACAGCCTTGTCCGTAGTGCTGCGTCCGGAAAGGACTCCCAGTTCGTCCTGCCGTTGTTCGCGTACACCCTGAACCATTTCCTTATATCGGTTCCAAGGCGTACTCTCGAGGATGACGAATTTTCCGAGTTGCTCCGGTTCTTTACCTGCAAAAGCTCCCACTTGCCCTGTCCCGTCGGCTTTATGAAGTCAACCGCCCTAATTATGGCTCCGCTGCACCACGCCCAGCCAATCTGCTCGGCTTGCCACGCTATATAGGATTCAAGTATCCACCCAATAAAATTCTCCGCACCCATCGCCTCCATGTGATAGCGGATGGCCTCGTCAAGTCTGTCCGGAGGCACGGAATAGGCCGCTTCAAGCACATCCCTTATTCGCTCGTCCGGTATAGTTCTTGGTATAACCGGCCCGTTGCTCTGCCTTCCGTTGAAAAAGCTCTGAGCGTGTTTCATAAGAAATTCCGCAGTTATGCGTTCCGGAATCCGGGATGACTGCATACCGGGATTCTGGAAAAGAAACTCCGCCACCACCCCGTAAGCCTGCGCGATGGACGGATAGGCGGGGTACAGCTGGTTCATTATGTCACGTCCCACATCGAAAGCACTTGTATTGTTTTGCATGTATCGACCTCTTTCCTACGAAGACTACATAAAAGTTGCATCATGGTCCATGGCACGGAAGGATCCATTTCTGTTTGGTTAGGAAATTAAATTCAACCTGCTGAAGTCATATGGATTTCCCGGTTTTTGTCGTGGTGGATTCAGAAGTTTCTAGGGAAATCGAACCGAGCAGGCTAACTTGGATGAGTTGACAAAGCTGCTGGATGGAGAGTCGGATACGGCTCAGAAATTTTTGGTAAGCGAGGAGCAAATAGACCGTCAGGGCCGTGTAGATTTGAATCAGCACGGCATTTTCCGTGTTCCCGGCAAAAGACCTGATTCGCGGGTTTTGCTTGATTTCCCTGAAGAATATCTCAATTTGCCTGCGATCTTTGTAAATCTCGGCGATAGTCCTGGGCGCAAGACGGAAGTGATTGGTCAGAAATTCGTAACGTCTGCCGCTTTCCGGATTTCGATAGCCTATCCTGCGTAGGCTGATCCCTTCCCCCTTGTGGCTGACCACGATGACATGCCCAGGCGTTATGCCATCCCTGCGACTGACCGGACGCCGCACCAATAGCCTGTGAACAGCGTCTCGTTTCAGTCGGGTCACAAAGAAAACGCCTTGCACCCCAAGGATGCGGAAACGGAATAGTTGATACACCCCTTGTCAAAAATCGCGATGGAGCTTTTGGGGAGTTCCACTTTCAGCCCCAATGGTAAAAGCGACTCCCGACGCTGGACAGCAATGAACTGCCCCAAACAAAGCAACAGATTCCGGGAAACTCAACGCAGCCTGAACGTAGGGCGTGGAATGTCCTGCTTTTTTCGTTCAGGCTGCTCCGCCTCGGCAACAAACTTTTGAATATCTTCCTCCGTAGGCCGCACATTTGCAATATCAATATCTCCCGCCGTGCCGAAGGCATACCAGACTACCCTGCGCCCGTAGTCTATCCTTTCATCGCGGTTCTGCCCGTGGGGGCGGGCGGGGGTGTGTCTGTACAGCTCGTTGGCTACCTCCTGCACTGTGTATCCGGCACAGCGCATGTACAGGGCAATGGCCGCATCCAGCCGTGATTCATCCATCTTTTCGGGAAAATGTTTTTTTACCATGTTACGATAGGCGGTATACGGGGAAGCCAGTGTACCAATCTTGGGAAACTCGCGTTGCCTGACCTCTATGCCGGGAGCTATCCGTTTGCGGAAACGCCAGAGATTGCCAAGGTGCGGACTGCGCTTGCCCAGCCAGTGCTTGAAGCGAGGGAGCCGTTTCGTCTGTTCCGACTGAACCTGTTTCTCCCGCAACGCCGCGTACTCCTCCCGCTCCTGTTCTTTCAGGAAATGCCGGGCAATGTTCAGCACGGAAAACCCGTGCCGAGCAAGATGGACTGTAGCCGCCTCACGACGTTCCCGCTGCCGCTGTTCCAGTTCGTGCCGCTCTTCCTCCCGTTTCTTTCTGGCGTAATGATTCTCTTCGGCCAGATTTTGCCGTTCCTTCTGATACTCCAGCCACTCCTCCCGGCATACATGGCTGACCGCTTCCGGGGCGGGCTTATGGAATGTCCGCTCAGAATAGAAGCCGGGTTTGAACTCTCCAAGCCGTTTGCAGAGTTTGGACATGCCGAAATTCCTGTCCACGCTGGACGCTTTGATTGCCGTGTCTCCCACGAAAATCACAGCGCCGGAACCTTTGCGGACGAAACGCAGACCGACCGCATCCAGTCCGGCATGAAGCTCTTCCCAACATGAGGCGCTCTGGATGACGGTATGGCCGCGTTCCTGCGCGATACGCTGCGCGGATTTTTCGCCCGTGGCGCTTTCAAAGTCCTCTGCCTTGGGCCTGGGTTTTACCCGTTCCCGCCGCTGGAGATTCTTGACCACATGCCCCTGTTCATTGACACGATAGCGGGCATTCTCCTGCGGTGCCCATCCCTGCCTGTGTTCGATTTCCGCCACTATCTTATGTGCCTCGTTGATGTCGAATCCCCTGTGCGGCTGAATGACTTTCTGTGTGTAGGGATGCGTCCGGTTCACGACAATATGAAGATGGTAGTTACCCGTATTCTTGTGCAGGGCATAGAGCGTCTGGTGCTCGGCAAGCCCCATTCCCCGGAGAAAGAGATTGACCGCTTCATCCACCTGTTCACGGGAAGGCTGCTCGTTTTCCTGCCACGACAGAATCCAGTGCGTGACCGGCATCCTGCTCTGGATAGATTCCTCTGCAAGGGAAACCATCTCCCTTTTCTGGGCGGCAACAGTCGTTGTCAGAAAGTTTTTGCTTCCGGCATAGGCGAGCTTGTCCTTGCCCCCGTCATCGTGTTCGGCAAGGATATAGTCCACCAGACCGCCAATCATGACGGCCTTGGACTTTTTGAAGCTGGTACGCTTGAGCTTCTTGATAATCATCGTCTTTCGCTCAGGGCTTCGATGGCGTGCCGGATTTCCCGCAATGCAGCGTCCAGTTCCGAAAGGGTGGCCGGATTTGCAGTCCGCTTTACCATCTCGAAATGATGCTTGAGCAATCCCCCAAGCCGCCGCAGTTCCCGGATGGTCTGGTCGTCCGTTCTGGCGATAATGGGCCTGCCGCCGAAGAAAAGCCGCCGCATGTACTCGGAAACAGAGATTCCGGCGGTGACGGCCTGCCGGGTTATTCTTTCATCTTCTTCGGTGGTAAGTCTGAGTGTCCGCCGTTTCTGAAATCTGGTTGTCGCCTTCCGTTTTTCCATCTGCCTTTCCTGCCTTTTTAAGAGCGTGAGAAGCGTAGCGCCGAACGCTCTGAGGGTGTCCAGAGGCGAAGCCTTTGGCAGGATGTTAGCTGGCGTCAGACAGCTACCATCCTGTAAGGAAGAACCCCGGCGGTCTTGGGGACTGCCTTTTGTTGCTTCGGGGGAAGCATTGCCCGCGCTGTGCTTCCGCTTTTGGTGAAAGTATAGATGAAAAATTGCCTTGAAGGCCAGAGAAAAAAGTAAAAATACTGTATTGTTTTTCTTTGAACAATATATTCAGATAGAAATATAAATTTGAAAATTGGATAGAGTAAAAATATTCTTGTCCTTATTTGTAGAATAGCGTCCGTATTTATCCAGCTTTGTACACATTTATCCGACAATAAAAGTTGTCAATAAAGTTTCCACTATAGTATAGGGAAAGGAAAAGTAAATTTTGACAAGGAAGGTGATGCGTATGGCAACAGCACGACGATATACGATGGAGCAGATAGAGGCCGCCCGGAAAAAACTCCGAAGTCTCCCGGTGAAAGAGGCCGGGAAGACGCGCGGGGAAGTCGCGGAATTTCTGGTCAACGACATCAGAAAGGCCATGCGGCAGGGCTACACGCTGCGAGACATACGGGACTTGCTTGCGGAAAGCGGGGTATCTGTTCCGCTTACCAAACTGCAAGCTCTGTTTGACAAGGCTTCCGCCGTGGAGCCGATAAAGAACTCGGATGCTGCCGAAAAAGACACGCCTCCGCCCCATGAAGGCAACAGCAGCAGGGAATGGGGAAGCGCGGACGGGATATGACACAAAAAGAAGCGGCGCGGCCAAGGTTCATGCCCTGGTCGCGCCGCCTTTTGGGAATGGGTCGGATGGCTTATTCATCTTATTTCCGTGCCTCGGCTTTTTCCTCCTGAACAGATTGCAGGGAAAGCTGTTTGATGAGAGCGGCGATGTCGGAAGATCGCCATACCGAAGTGCGCGGCCCCAGCTTTATCGGTTTGGGAAAACGGCCTTCCTTGCAGCCTTGCCACCATGCGCTTTTGCTTATGGGGATCAGCTCAAGAACCTGCGGCAGACGCAGAAAGGAATCCTCCGTCAGTTTTTTCATAGGGTGTCTCCTCATGTTTTATTCAAGGTCAACCTCCTGACGGGCTTTGGCTCTCAGACCGTCGAGATAGTTGGCCCAATCTTGAAGCATACGGCGGCGTTCCGGCAGGTATTCAGCCCGGTTGTAAATTCCGCGTATCTGCTCCGTAGGGGCGTGGGCAAGCTGGCGTTCAATCCAGTCACGGTTATAGCCGAGTTCGTTGAGAAGGGTGGATGCCATAGCGCGAAAACCGTGCGGGCACATTTCATCCTCTTCAAAACCCATGCGGCGTATGGCCCTTTGCAGGGCGCTTCTTCCAAAAGGAATGGTTTCGGACCGGTAGCTTGGAAAGACATACTGATTGCCGCCGGAATACGCCCGCAGTTTTTCCAGAACGGTCAGTGTCTGCCTGCTGAGGGGAACAAGATGGTCGCGCCGCATTTTCATGCGCTCCGCCGGGATACGCCAGATGTTGTCCTCAAAATCGAATTCTTGCCATTCGGCGCAACGGATTTCGGTTGTCCGGCAAAAGGTAAAGGCCATAATCTGCAAGGCGCTCCTGACGACCAGCGACCCCTGATAGTTGTAGATGGCGTGCATCAGCCGTCCCACCTTCTCCGGTGTCGTCAGGGCGGGCCGGTGTTTTTTTACATGAGGCATGAGAGCGCCGCGCAAATCCGCCGCCGGGTCACGTTCCGCACGGCCGGTGGCAATGGCATAGCGCATGATGCAGGAACAGTGATTTTTGAGCGCGTGCGCTGTGCCTATGATGCCTCGCGCCTCGACTTTCCGCAGCAAGGCCAGAAGTTCAGGGGCGGTTATGGTATTTACAGGTTTGGAGCCGATGAACGGGAAAAGGTTTCGTTTCAGCCGCCGGTAGGTCGTGTCCGCATAGCTCGGCGACCATTTGGTCTTTTGGCGTTCAATCCATTCCATCGCCACCAGCTCAAAGGTGTTCTGTGCAAGCTGCTTGTTCAGTTTCCGTTGAGCGGACGGGTCGATACCGTTCTCAATGGCTTTTCTGGCATCGGCGGCTTTTTCCCTTGCCTCTTTCAGGGATGTTGCGGGATAGGTGCCGAGGGAAATCAGCTTTTCCTTGCCCTGAAAATGGTATTTTAGCCTCCAGCTTTTTGTGCCGCCCGGCGTGATGAGCAGGTACAGCCCTTTGGCGTCAAAGAGTTTCTGTTGCTTTTCAGCCGGTTTGGCGGCGCGGATTGCGGTATCGGTCAACGACATGGGGTAGTCCTCCTTTTCAGGTTTGTTTACCCCCGGATATACCCCAAAAAATGGGGTATGTCCATGTGCCTTCTCAAATTTGGTTGGACGATAACATGGTATTTTATCAAATAA contains these protein-coding regions:
- a CDS encoding DNA cytosine methyltransferase, which codes for MTQNEIQDRKSRVERTGIKCLSFFSGALGLDLGLEKAGIHPLLACEVDRRCRETITANRPEIGLIGDIRDYTASEIMEMAGLRAGDEVDLIAGGPPCQAFSTAGKRRGFEDERGNVFLRYIDIIEEIRPKFAVIENVRGILSAPLEHIPWKDRGDRKLGKRNMKGGALAYILERLGKAGYGVTFNLYNSANFGSPEIRERVIFICSRDGRKAPWLVPTHSEHGEHGLPRWKTLRDAIGDLKEEEQTYASFPEKRLRWYRMLKEGQNWRNLPENLQKEALGKSYEAGGGKTGFLRRLAWEKPSPTLVTFPAMPATDLAHPEKDRPLSIQEYKRIQEFPDEWILCGSLSDQYRQIGNAVPISLGRAVGSLIMSLLNNLPIQEYEGFKYSRYLNTTDRQLVQKRSVAVQLTFSGEAI
- a CDS encoding SinI family restriction endonuclease, coding for MNQLYPAYPSIAQAYGVVAEFLFQNPGMQSSRIPERITAEFLMKHAQSFFNGRQSNGPVIPRTIPDERIRDVLEAAYSVPPDRLDEAIRYHMEAMGAENFIGWILESYIAWQAEQIGWAWCSGAIIRAVDFIKPTGQGKWELLQVKNRSNSENSSSSRVRLGTDIRKWFRVYANNGRTNWESFPDAALRTRLSEEGFRNYIVSWIQQNFRQ
- a CDS encoding transposase, with the protein product MYQLFRFRILGVQGVFFVTRLKRDAVHRLLVRRPVSRRDGITPGHVIVVSHKGEGISLRRIGYRNPESGRRYEFLTNHFRLAPRTIAEIYKDRRQIEIFFREIKQNPRIRSFAGNTENAVLIQIYTALTVYLLLAYQKFLSRIRLSIQQLCQLIQVSLLGSISLETSESTTTKTGKSI
- a CDS encoding relaxase/mobilization nuclease domain-containing protein, with translation MIIKKLKRTSFKKSKAVMIGGLVDYILAEHDDGGKDKLAYAGSKNFLTTTVAAQKREMVSLAEESIQSRMPVTHWILSWQENEQPSREQVDEAVNLFLRGMGLAEHQTLYALHKNTGNYHLHIVVNRTHPYTQKVIQPHRGFDINEAHKIVAEIEHRQGWAPQENARYRVNEQGHVVKNLQRRERVKPRPKAEDFESATGEKSAQRIAQERGHTVIQSASCWEELHAGLDAVGLRFVRKGSGAVIFVGDTAIKASSVDRNFGMSKLCKRLGEFKPGFYSERTFHKPAPEAVSHVCREEWLEYQKERQNLAEENHYARKKREEERHELEQRQRERREAATVHLARHGFSVLNIARHFLKEQEREEYAALREKQVQSEQTKRLPRFKHWLGKRSPHLGNLWRFRKRIAPGIEVRQREFPKIGTLASPYTAYRNMVKKHFPEKMDESRLDAAIALYMRCAGYTVQEVANELYRHTPARPHGQNRDERIDYGRRVVWYAFGTAGDIDIANVRPTEEDIQKFVAEAEQPERKKQDIPRPTFRLR
- a CDS encoding plasmid mobilization protein, translating into MEKRKATTRFQKRRTLRLTTEEDERITRQAVTAGISVSEYMRRLFFGGRPIIARTDDQTIRELRRLGGLLKHHFEMVKRTANPATLSELDAALREIRHAIEALSERR
- a CDS encoding helix-turn-helix transcriptional regulator; amino-acid sequence: MKKLTEDSFLRLPQVLELIPISKSAWWQGCKEGRFPKPIKLGPRTSVWRSSDIAALIKQLSLQSVQEEKAEARK
- a CDS encoding tyrosine-type recombinase/integrase, giving the protein MSLTDTAIRAAKPAEKQQKLFDAKGLYLLITPGGTKSWRLKYHFQGKEKLISLGTYPATSLKEAREKAADARKAIENGIDPSAQRKLNKQLAQNTFELVAMEWIERQKTKWSPSYADTTYRRLKRNLFPFIGSKPVNTITAPELLALLRKVEARGIIGTAHALKNHCSCIMRYAIATGRAERDPAADLRGALMPHVKKHRPALTTPEKVGRLMHAIYNYQGSLVVRSALQIMAFTFCRTTEIRCAEWQEFDFEDNIWRIPAERMKMRRDHLVPLSRQTLTVLEKLRAYSGGNQYVFPSYRSETIPFGRSALQRAIRRMGFEEDEMCPHGFRAMASTLLNELGYNRDWIERQLAHAPTEQIRGIYNRAEYLPERRRMLQDWANYLDGLRAKARQEVDLE